The following nucleotide sequence is from Pseudomonas sessilinigenes.
GCCCAAGCCCCTGGGGCGACCGGAAATCTTCCAGGGCGGCAGCTCCCGAGCGGCCCGGGACATGGCCGCGAGGGTGTCGGACTGGTACTTCACCAACGGCAACAGCGTGGAGGGGATCAAGGCCCAGGTCGATGACATCCGCGCCAAGGCCGCGACCAACCAGCATCAGGTGAAGATTGGGGTGAATGCCTTCGTGATTGCCCGGGATACCGAGCAAGAGGCGCAGGCGGTGCTGCAACAGATCATCGACCAGGCCGATCCAGAGGCGGTCAGGGCCTTCGGTGATGCGGCCAGGCAGGCTGGCCAGGCCTCGCCGGAAGGAGAGGGCAACTGGGCCAAGTCGAGCTTCGAGGACCTGGTGCAATACAACGACGGTTTCAAGACCAACCTGATCGGTACCCCGCAGCAGATTGCCCAGCGAATCGTCGAGCTCAAGGCGGTGGGTGTGGACCTGGTACTGGCGGGATTCCTGCATTTCCAGGAGGAAGTGGAGTACTTCGGCCGCCGCGTACTGCCCCTGGTACGCGAGCTGGAGGCCCAGGCCGGGCAGGACGCCGCGGCCTGATGCGTCGAAGGCCCCGTGGCCTTCATGCTTCGTGTAGCCGCTGCCCCAGGCTGCGCATGGCCCGCAGGGCCGCAGGGGCCCTGGAGCATGCAGGCCTGGCAGCCTGGTCGCAGCCTCGCAAGCTCGGCAGCGGCTACAAGGTCGTGGCGATTACAGGCCCAGTTCGGAGAGGCCCGGGTGATCGTCCGGGCGCCGCCCCAGGGGCCAGTGGAACTTGCGCTCGCTGGCCTTGATCGGCATGTCGTTGATACAGGCGAAGCGCCGGGCCATCAGCCCCTGTTCATCGAACTCCCAGTTTTCGTTGCCGTAGGAACGGAACCAGTTACCGGAGTCGTCGTGCCATTCGTAGGCATAACGCACGGCAATGCGGTTGTCGGTAAAGGCCCAGAGTTCCTTGATCAGCCGGTAGTCCAGTTCCTTGGCCCATTTGCGGGTGAGGAAGGCCTTGGCTTGCTCCCGGTCATGGGCGAACTCGGCGCGGTTGCGCCACTGGGTATCCAGGGTGTAGGCCAGGGATACTCGTTCCGGGTCCCGCGAGTTCCAGCCATCTTCGGCCAGGCGGATCTTCTCGATCGCCGATTCACGGGTGAAAGGGGGAAGCGGTGGGCGCACTTGGGTGTTAGACGACATGGGTAGTCTCCAATGAAAGTTGCAGTTCCAACTAAGGCGTAGCACTGCTTCGGGTCGATCAGAGATCCAATAACTTTCGCGCCATGCATTGCGCATTATCGGCAGCACTGTAATCGCCCATGACCAGCGCAACGGTAATGGCACCATCGATCAGGATCAGCAGCTGTGCCGCCAGTTCCGAAGGTTGTTGCGTGCCATGTTCCTGGCAAAGTTCGACCAGATAGTCGAGCAGCTTCTGTTTGTGCCGTTTCGCTACCTGGCGCACCGGGTCTTGCGGATCACCGGTTTCACCACTGGTATTGATGAAGGCGCAGCCGCGAAAGTCTTCGCGGCCGAACCACTCCTTGAGTACGCTGAACAGCGCCAGCAGGCGTTGGGCAGAGCCCTGGGCCTTGCCCACTTCGCTGCGGTACCAGTGCATCCAGCGCTCGTCGCGCCGCTCCAGGGCGGCCACGACCAATTGTTCCTTATTGTCGAAATAGCGATAGACGCTCTTTCGAGAAACCCCGGCAGTCTTGACCAGAAGATCCATGCCGGTGGCGGCGATACCACTTTTATAGATCAGTTTCTCGGTGACATCGAGAATGATATCGCGTGTTTCTGAGTGAGTAATTTCGTTCATGGGCAAAGAGTAGAACGATCGTTCTCCTTGGTCAATGGGGTTGTTCGAATCATTCATCCACGCAGGACTTCGACTGCCTGTGTATCGGCCACTACAGGCTTTGTACAGGCCAGATAGAGGACTGCGACCTATCCATGGTGTAAGCTCTTGCGCTCTTTGAATCTGAGCCACTGCCAACCCTATGCCGTTGCTTTTCAAGCGTTCCCTGCTGCCCAAGCTGCGCAGCTTTCCCCTGGCCCCCGATGCCTTCACCACGCT
It contains:
- a CDS encoding DUF1348 family protein, which produces MSSNTQVRPPLPPFTRESAIEKIRLAEDGWNSRDPERVSLAYTLDTQWRNRAEFAHDREQAKAFLTRKWAKELDYRLIKELWAFTDNRIAVRYAYEWHDDSGNWFRSYGNENWEFDEQGLMARRFACINDMPIKASERKFHWPLGRRPDDHPGLSELGL
- a CDS encoding TetR/AcrR family transcriptional regulator, with translation MNEITHSETRDIILDVTEKLIYKSGIAATGMDLLVKTAGVSRKSVYRYFDNKEQLVVAALERRDERWMHWYRSEVGKAQGSAQRLLALFSVLKEWFGREDFRGCAFINTSGETGDPQDPVRQVAKRHKQKLLDYLVELCQEHGTQQPSELAAQLLILIDGAITVALVMGDYSAADNAQCMARKLLDL
- the sfnG gene encoding dimethylsulfone monooxygenase SfnG, which produces MSQQAVKFAYWVPNVSGGLVVSKIAQRTHWGIDYNRKLAQIAEAAGFEYALTQIRFTAGYGAEYQHESVAFSHALLAATSKLKVIAAILPGPWQPALAAKQLATIDQLTEGRIAVNIVSGWFKGEFQAIGEHWLEHDERYRRSEEFIRCLRGVWSQEHFTFKGDFYRFDNYSLKPKPLGRPEIFQGGSSRAARDMAARVSDWYFTNGNSVEGIKAQVDDIRAKAATNQHQVKIGVNAFVIARDTEQEAQAVLQQIIDQADPEAVRAFGDAARQAGQASPEGEGNWAKSSFEDLVQYNDGFKTNLIGTPQQIAQRIVELKAVGVDLVLAGFLHFQEEVEYFGRRVLPLVRELEAQAGQDAAA